The Juglans microcarpa x Juglans regia isolate MS1-56 chromosome 8S, Jm3101_v1.0, whole genome shotgun sequence genome has a window encoding:
- the LOC121244002 gene encoding putative disease resistance protein At3g14460, with protein sequence MVFVEVILGASVGACLQVLFDRLTKLKLPNFACREGVQEWLEDWKEKFSQVQMAFEDAPEEHYTKELVKAWLTDFKQLAYNVEDILDELSTEANSHRMLIDENGAAGTSKVRNLVTACVTGLSPSTGVHLKSVMRKMKEDITPRLDELMARKDKLNLDKNVVGTANTRTKKTPSTSLVRTTDHMYGREEDAEAVLKLLLSDAASTEVNVISIIGMVGIGKTTLAKYIYNDKKVKNFFNLKAWVYVSKDFDVEAITKTILLQAQPEINCNNMDLNRLQLKLKEAIRRKRFLIVLDDVWNRDSFQWTLLCAPFEAMAPRSSIIITTRDQEVSSRMTAFKVKPYRLGSLSNDACLSLFAQHALHSRDFSAHPELKDISEKIVRKFYCLPLAVKAVGSLLHNKEESKWDLVLNRNIWDTLEESGIASILMSIYHHLPLHLKRCFAYCSIFPKDYEFEKTQVVRLWMAEGLIQQEENIEMEDLGMEYFDNLVSWSVFQQSGKDKSRFLMHEIVNYLAKLAAGDTCFRMQERAEGNEQDQDNFEKIRHLSYLGGEYDSFDMFDVVSRLTNLRTFLPLTPVTCYLDFRVPLQLYPRLQRLRVLSLRGYVITELSDSIGKLKLLRYLDLSKTSIRSMPESMTDLYNLQTLLLEDCFHLEKLPSMFGNLVNLRHLNILGATKLKGMPRQIGQLKFLQTLSNVVIGDGGCFGIKDLASLSHLQGTLCISNLEKVTELQHARDADLINKTKISVLSLEWSESMRDGTNELNVLNVLQPHNGLKVLTISCYGGTEFPSWLKSPSFHDMEVLTIENCKECESLPPIGQLPALKVLSIRGMDKVMNVGPEFHGAGVSPFRSLETLHFENMKEWKGWSSCEEFPNLCELSLRSCPKLLGYIPKHLPLLKKVQIDGCGKLRILVSNFPDLCELEVEGSKGVVGRSMDGISSSELGFLSKSLRFTSQIEGFSMQWLTNVEDLTIFACEELKCLWSVVEEPLPHLQFLRLLHIDNCPKLVSLVSEEVEARLQQGTPSMLTEIVIKNCMVLKSLPKAMMYNNNCLQLIRIVKCDSLKHIARGQLPPTVKRLEVSYCQNMEIILLVDSDTSSCSSTTSQLQYLTIQYCPSLKSLTSCRELPRSLKHLNLLGCPQLESIANRFHYNSFLECIKISDSENLQSLPTGINALSTLRDIDIRNCPSLHLSLDRDLLPANLRVLHISDCVEVSALPEAIHNLTSLEKLTMHHCSVVPFPKPNLLTNLASLTISHVRNSTDASFGWGLDNLISLNKLEIRKFEPVSFSKIMFPASLKILTISDFPNLKHLSSKGFSKLVSLKELYISECRKLEFFSKDGLPPSLLKLCLIKCEKLRSFPKKGLPLSLQELYVFQCPKLAKRCNKDQGREGRKKAHVLRVQFHTNLNRRPSDPL encoded by the coding sequence ATGGTTTTCGTAGAGGTCATTCTTGGTGCATCCGTTGGTGCATGCCTTCAAGTACTGTTTGACCGGTTAACGAAGCTCAAATTGCCGAACTTTGCCTGCCGAGAGGGAGTTCAAGAATGGTTGGAGGATTGGAAGGAAAAGTTTTCACAAGTTCAGATGGCGTTTGAAGATGCACCTGAGGAACATTACACTAAAGAACTAGTCAAAGCATGGCTTACTGATTTCAAACAATTGGCATACAACGTGGAAGATATTCTGGATGAGCTGTCCACGGAAGCTAATTCGCACCGCATGTTGATTGACGAAAATGGGGCTGCAGGCACGAGTAAGGTACGGAATCTTGTCACTGCTTGTGTTACTGGTTTGTCTCCAAGTACTGGTGTTCATTTGAAGAGtgtgatgagaaaaatgaaagaggacATCACTCCTCGATTAGATGAACTTATGGCACGAAAAGATAAACTGAACTTAGATAAAAATGTTGTTGGGACGGCAAACACAAGAACAAAGAAAACGCCTTCAACTTCTTTGGTGCGGACCACAGATCACATGTATGGCAGGGAGGAGGATGCAGAGGCTGTACTTAAATTATTGCTCAGTGATGCTGCTTCAACTGAAGTAAACGTGATTTCTATAATTGGTATGGTGGGTATAGGCAAGACAACACTCGCCAAGTATATatacaatgataaaaaagtgaaaaactttTTTAATCTGAAAGCATGGGTTTATGTTTCTAAAGATTTTGATGTTGAGGCGATTACAAAAACAATATTACTCCAGGCGCAACCTGAAATCAACTGTAACAACATGGATCTAAATCGGCTGCAACTCAAACTCAAAGAGGCAATACGTAGGAAGAGGTTTCTAATTGTTCTGGATGATGTTTGGAATCGTGACTCTTTTCAGTGGACTCTCCTGTGTGCTCCTTTCGAAGCAATGGCTCCAAGAAGCAGCATTATCATCACAACTCGTGATCAAGAAGTCTCGTCACGGATGACCGCCTTTAAAGTTAAACCTTACAGGTTAGGATCATTGTCAAATGATGCTTGTTTGTCTCTATTTGCCCAACATGCATTGCATTCAAGAGATTTTAGTGCACATCCGGAGCTTAAAGATATTAGTGAGAAAATTGTAAGAAAATTTTACTGCTTGCCTCTAGCGGTAAAAGCAGTCGGAAGCCTCTTACACAATAAGGAAGAAAGTAAGTGGGATTTAGTTTTAAACAGAAACATATGGGATACATTGGAGGAAAGTGGAATTGCTTCAATTCTTATGTCGATTTATCACCATCTCCCCTTACATTTAAAGAGGTGCTTCGCATACTGTTCTATATTCCCAAAAGACTATGAATTTGAGAAGACTCAGGTGGTTCGATTATGGATGGCAGAAGGTTTGATTCAACAAGAAGAGAACATCGAAATGGAAGATTTGGGTATGGAGTATTTTGACAATCTGGTTTCATGGTCAGTTTTTCAACAGTCTGGCAAGGACAAATCAAGATTTCTAATGCATGAGATCGTCAATTATCTTGCTAAATTGGCAGCAGGAGATACATGCTTTAGAATGCAGGAGAGAGCTGAGGGAAATGAGCAAGATCAGGATAATTTTGAAAAGATCCGCCACCTGTCTTACTTGGGTGGTGAATACGATAGTTTTGACATGTTTGACGTAGTTTCTAGACTCACTAATTTGCGTACCTTCTTACCTCTTACTCCAGTCACTTGTTATCTGGATTTCCGTGTTCCTCTTCAATTGTACCCAAGATTACAAAGGCTAAGGGTTCTCTCTCTAAGGGGGTACGTCATAACTGAGCTATCTGATTCAATTGGTAAGTTAAAGCTTCTAAGGTACCTCGACCTTTCCAAAACTTCGATCAGAAGCATGCCCGAATCAATGACTGATCTCTACAACTTACAGACATTGCTGTTAGAGGATTGTTTTCATTTAGAGAAATTGCCTTCGATGTTTGGGAACCTGGTCAACCTTCGCCACCTCAATATTCTAGGAGCAACTAAATTGAAAGGAATGCCTAGGCAAATAGGTCAATTAAAATTTCTCCAAACACTGTCTAATGTGGTTATTGGAGACGGTGGTTGCTTCGGAATAAAAGATCTAGCATCTTTGTCACATCTTCAAGGGACACTCTGCATTTCAAACTTGGAGAAAGTGACTGAACTCCAACATGCAAGGGACGCTGATTTAATAAATAAGACCAAAATTAGTGTTTTGTCGTTGGAATGGAGTGAAAGCATGAGGGATGGAACAAATGAGTTAAATGTACTCAACGTGCTACAGCCTCACAACGGTTTGAAAGTGCTTACTATTAGCTGCTATGGTGGTACAGAATTTCCGAGTTGGTTAAAAAGTCCTTCCTTTCATGATATGGAGGTCTTGACAATTGAGAATTGTAAAGAGTGCGAGTCATTGCCACCAATTGGGCAATTACCAGCACTAAAAGTCCTTTCCATCCGCGGCATGGATAAAGTGATGAATGTTGGTCCTGAGTTTCATGGGGCTGGTGTCTCGCCTTTTAGATCGTTGGAGACTTTGCATTTCGAAAATATGAAAGAGTGGAAGGGCTGGAGTTCTTGTGAAGAATTCCCAAATTTATGTGAGCTTTCACTTAGAAGTTGTCCCAAGCTATTGGGATATATACCGAAACACCTTCCTTTGCTAAAGAAGGTTCAGATAGATGGTTGTGGGAAGTTACGGATCTTAGTTTCAAACTTTCCGGATCTCTGTGAACTAGAAGTCGAGGGATCAAAAGGAGTGGTGGGCAGAAGTATGGATGGCATCAGCTCATCAGAACTCGGGTTTCTTTCTAAAAGTTTAAGATTCACATCTCAAATAGAAGGGTTTTCAATGCAGTGGCTCACAAATGTAGAAGATCTAACTATTTTTGCATGTGAGGAGTTAAAATGTTTGTGGTCTGTCGTTGAGGAACCATTGCCACATCTCCAATTTCTTCGTCTTCTGCACATTGATAACTGTCCCAAACTAGTTTCTTTGGTGTCAGAAGAAGTAGAAGCACGCCTCCAACAGGGTACGCCATCCATGCTCACAGAAATCGTGATCAAGAATTGCATGGTCCTGAAATCCTTACCAAAGGCAATGATGTATAACAACAATTGTCTTCAGCTGATTCGAATTGTAAAATGTGATTCGCTAAAGCATATTGCAAGAGGCCAGCTACCACCAACTGTAAAGCGATTAGAGGTAAGTTACTGCCAGAACATGGAGATAATTTTGCTGGTGGATAGTGATACCAGCAGTTGCAGCAGCACCACATCTCAACTTCAATACCTGACAATTCAATACTGTCCCTCTCTCAAATCCTTGACATCATGCAGAGAGTTACCTAGATCACTCAAACACCTCAATTTGTTGGGGTGTCCACAGCTGGAGTCAATTGCGAACAGGTTTCATTATAACTCGTTTCTTGAATGCATTAAAATCTCAGATAGTGAAAACCTTCAGTCCTTACCCACTGGCATAAACGCTCTCAGCACTCTACGTGATATTGATATTAGGAATTGTCCGAGTCTTCATTTGTCCTTGGACCGAGATTTGCTCCCTGCCAACCTGAGAGTACTTCATATATCTGACTGTGTGGAGGTGTCGGCCCTACCCGAAGCCATACACAACCTCACCTCCCTTGAAAAATTGACAATGCACCATTGTTCAGTAGTTCCTTTTCCGAAACCAAATCTTCTCACCAACCTAGCATCACTTACGATATCTCATGTCAGAAACAGTACTGATGCCTCTTTTGGGTGGGGGTTGGACAATCTTATCTCTCTTAATAAACttgaaattagaaaatttgagCCTGTGTCCTTTTCAAAGAT